Proteins from a single region of Apium graveolens cultivar Ventura chromosome 7, ASM990537v1, whole genome shotgun sequence:
- the LOC141674297 gene encoding uncharacterized protein LOC141674297, with protein MDNNVMMIQPCEDESIYFSYADCEGLDPDQNQALVVTLDVAENEVKRILVDNGSSANIVFEHTLNRMKLGHLRMNPFLEDPLYGFENSIISIQGVIYLPVTFGTTPRITNADAQIQKFIETKEKTKVESAAQIVEIELDPENPIRKVRIGKVLDTTFQKELVKLLKEYADVFSWAPEDMPGIDESVAMHSLDVDPKQRPIKKKRRNFAPE; from the exons ATGGACAATAATGTTATGATGATCCAGCCATGCGAAGATGAGTCAATTTACTTCTCCTATGCGGATTGTGAAGGACTGGATCCGGATCAGAACCAAGCACTGGTGGTCACTCTCGATGTTGCAGAAAATGAGGTAAAAAGAATCTTGGTTGATAATGGTTCTTCTGCAAACATAGTTTTCGAACACACACTCAATAGAATGAAGCTCGGTCATCTACGCATGAACCCCTTCCTTGAAGACCCTCTTTATGGATTCGAAAATTCGATTATATCAATCCAGGGCGTGATCTACCTCCCTGTGACCTTTGGAACTACACCCCG CATAACCAATGCAGATGCCCAGATCCAAAAATTTATTGAAACAAAAGAAAAAACAAAGGTTGAATCGGCTGCACAGATTGTGGAAATAGAGCTTGATCCCGAGAACCCCATCCGAAAGGTAAGAATTGGAAAAGTACTGGACACGACCTTTCAGAAGGAGCTCGTAAAATTACTAAAAGAATATGCAGATGTGTTTTCTTGGGCACCGGAAGACATGCCCGGGATCGACGAATCAGTAGCAATGCATAGCTTGGATGTAGATCCTAAACAAAGGCCaatcaaaaagaaaagaagaaattttgccccggaatGA